From Thermodesulforhabdus norvegica, the proteins below share one genomic window:
- a CDS encoding transposase, giving the protein MADGLRGLEEAVFREFPGSRFQLCVLHAVKGSLKKVRKRDREAVAESLKAIYRASNREKARQTLIELKEKWGRCILRWLKGGRKALIISPPLWTIYSDPQLDWTSNKR; this is encoded by the coding sequence ATAGCTGACGGTCTGAGAGGACTTGAAGAGGCTGTTTTCAGGGAATTTCCTGGATCAAGATTCCAGCTTTGTGTGCTTCATGCCGTGAAAGGGTCTCTGAAAAAGGTCAGAAAAAGAGACAGGGAAGCGGTGGCAGAATCTCTTAAGGCCATTTACAGGGCATCAAACCGGGAAAAAGCCAGACAGACCCTTATCGAGCTCAAGGAAAAATGGGGAAGATGTATCCTGAGGTGGTTAAAAGGTGGGAGGAAAGCTTTAATAATCTCACCACCTTTATGGACTATCTATAGTGACCCCCAACTGGACTGGACCAGTAACAAGAGGTAA
- a CDS encoding helix-turn-helix domain-containing protein, producing MLEILRGHKTIVDVAREHDLKQSEIQQWIDTFIEFGTQALKVNPKSMEAVYQKELKRHREKTG from the coding sequence GTGCTGGAGATTCTCAGGGGTCACAAGACCATCGTGGACGTGGCGCGCGAGCACGATCTGAAGCAGAGCGAGATCCAGCAATGGATCGATACCTTCATTGAGTTCGGCACACAGGCCCTCAAGGTCAATCCGAAATCCATGGAGGCGGTCTACCAGAAGGAGCTCAAGCGCCACAGGGAAAAGACCGGTGA